One genomic window of Cinclus cinclus chromosome 6, bCinCin1.1, whole genome shotgun sequence includes the following:
- the LOC134044787 gene encoding LOW QUALITY PROTEIN: NACHT, LRR and PYD domains-containing protein 12-like (The sequence of the model RefSeq protein was modified relative to this genomic sequence to represent the inferred CDS: inserted 1 base in 1 codon; deleted 1 base in 1 codon) has protein sequence MLPALLPPSSPVSGTWPAPLPRPRXPPASGALLRHPGPLLPFLSRLGSGARLRSGRPAQPAEAEAAEHRRDSREHMVREPHQDRELGTCPRESPSFHSRFTTLTITREPWSKPGAKDGAVGTSQGCANASDRAATTTITAALFEPDRDGQTPQVVVLVGAPGMGKTTMVRKVMVEWEEGTLHTQFDFVFCIDCKAIVLPMEASVADLVSRFCPGLRVPAGKILDDQKKILFIFDGFEALRFSLVQPKAELSSDPREVKPLELTLMSLLKKTVLPKASLLITMRPAALGSLRQCLKGEYYMEILGFSAARRKEYFHRYFENPNKADMAFRFAKGNKILYSLCVIPVMSWTTCTVLEQELCGKKNLLECSKTTTGMIMFYLSQILKHRDRNNPQVLQQFLLQLCSLAAEGIWKHKVLFEEKEIKDCGLDQAGLLPFFLNERIPREGEDHESVYAFTHLHLQEFFAAMFYVLEDDGEMASSLGKLEKDVNKLLESYNKSRKDLNITVRFLFGLVSQKSIEYMYKTIGCRISPRAKEELMEWLQGRHRGLYHPGQALKISEIDTFHFLFEMNEKSFTQSALGDFTDLDLKDTKLTLHDQMALSFCIQRWAGLGCVTLQGCSFQWQDPEAELDVSVPCSGISGAGGHPGALIVRRRRREELPCPIHLLCRALRHRDSALQVLRLQWCQLSESCCAELAVLLAEHPGLARLELADSSLGDSGVRLLCEGLRAPGCCLRILRLRYSHITSACCEDLAAVLSTNTCLEELDLSFSEGLRDAGVKLLCEGLQHCACPLQTLRLGSCRLSGASCPALAAQLLQGPRLTCLDLSDNELGAHGVLQLCQQLRHPACPLRSLGLSTDGFSRALLQELDALRALQPTLKIGNLLEHDVPQAGAMARLPCHRGLLPGGRKALPSFRTRPLL, from the exons ATGCTGcctgccctcctccctcccagcagccCTGTTTCCGGCACATGGCCGGCTCCGCttccccggcccc cccctccTGCCTCCGGAGCGCTGCTGCGGCATCCAGggcct ctccttcccttcctgtcCCGCCTGGGATCGGGCGCAAGGCTCCGCTCGGGCCGGCCGGCACAGCCCGCAGAGGCGGAGGCTGCAG agcacagacgGGACAGCAGAGAGCACATGGTCCGGGAGCCCCACCAGGACAGGGAGCTGGGCACCTGTCCCAGGGAGAGCCCCTCCTTCCACAGCCGCTTCACCACCCTGACCATCACCAGGGAGCCTTGGAGCAAGCCTGGAGCCAAGGATGGAGCTGTGGGAACCAGCCAGGGATGTGCCAATGCCAGCGACAGAGcagccaccaccaccatcaccgCTGCACTGTTTGAACCCGACAGAGATGGGCAAACCCCACAGGTTGTGGTGCTGGTGGGggccccagggatggggaagacAACGATGGTCAGGAAGGTGATGGTGGAGTGGGAAGAAGGGACACTCCACACACAGTTTGACTTTGTCTTCTGCATTGACTGCAAAGCCATCGTCCTTCCCATGGAAGCCAGTGTGGCAGACCTGGTTTCACGGTTCTGTCCTGGCCTGCGAGTGCCAGCTGGGAAGATCCTGGATGACCAGAAGAAGATCCTGTTTATTTTTGATGGTTTTGAGGCCCTGAGGTTTTCCTTAGTTCAGCCCaaagctgagctgagctctgaCCCCAGGGAGGTGAAGCCACTGGAGCTCACCCTGATGAGCTTGTTGAAGAAAACTGTGCTCCCCAAAGCCTCTTTGCTCATCACCATGAGGCCAGCAGCTCTTGGAAGCCTCAggcagtgcctgaagggtgaGTATTACATGGAGATACTGGGATTTTCAGCAGCCAGGAGGAAGGAGTATTTCCACAGGTATTTTGAGAACCCCAACAAAGCAGACATGGCCTTCAGGTTTGCCAAAGGCAACAAGATCCTCTATAGCTTGTGTGTCATCCCTGTCATGAGCTGGACCACCTGCACTGTCCTTGAACAAGAGCTTTGTGGGAAGAAAAACCTCCTTGAGTGCTCCAAAACCACCACAGGGATGATAATGTTCTACCTCTCCCAAATACTGAAGCACAGGGACAGAAACAACCCACAGGTCCTCCAGCAGTTCCTACTCCAGCTTTGCTCATTGGCTGCTGAAGGTATCTGGAAGCACAAGGTCCTCTTTGAGGAGAAGGAAATCAAGGACTGTGGCTTGGACCAGGCAGGTCTTCTCCCATTCTTCCTTAATGAAAGGATCCCAAGGGAAGGAGAAGACCATGAGAGTGTCTATGCCTTCACCCACCTGCACCTCCAAGAGTTTTTTGCAGCAATGTTTTACGTTCTGGAGGATGATGGGGAAATGGCCAGCAGTTTGGGGAAGCTTGAGAAGgatgtaaataaattattagaaaGCTACAACAAGTCCAGAAAAGATTTGAACATAACAGTGAGGTTCCTCTTTGGTCTGGTTAGCCAGAAATCCATAGAGTACATGTACAAAACCATTGGGTGCAGAATTTCACCACGAGCCAAAGAAGAGCTGATGGAGTGGCTTCAGGGGAGGCACAGAGGCCTCTACCACCCTGGCCAAGCACTGAAGATTTCAGAGATAGACACTTTCCATTTCTTGTTTGAGATGAACGAGAAGAGCTTCACACAAAGTGCATTGGGTGATTTCACTGACCTGGACTTGAAGGACACCAAGCTGACCCTGCATGACCAGATGGCTCTTTCCTTCTGCATCCAGCGCTGGGCTGGACTAGGCTGTGTCACCCTCCAGGGATGCTCCTTCCAATGGCAGGATCCTGAGGCAGAACTGGATGTGTCAGTGCCTTG ctctggaatCTCAGGAGCCGGAGGACATCCCGGTGCCCTCATcgtgcggcggcggcggcgggaggagcTGCCCTGTCCCATCCACCTGCTCTGCCGGGCTCTGCGGCACCGGGACAGTGCGCTGCAGGTGCTCCG GCTGCAGTGGTGCCAGCTCTCCGAGAGCTGCTGCGcggagctggcagtgctgctggcagagcaccCTGGCCTGGCCCGTCTGGAGTTGGCTGACAGCTCACTGGGTGACAGTGGCGTGCGCCTCctctgtgaggggctgagggctccAGGCTGCTGCCTGCGCATCCTGCG GCTGCGGTATTCCCATATCACCAGCGCCTGCTGCGAGGACCTGGCCGCTGTGCTGAGCACCAACACgtgcctggaggagctggattTATCCTTCAGCGAGGGGCTGCGCGATGCCGGTGTGAAGCTGCTGTGTGAGGGGCTGCAACACTGTGCCTGCCCACTACAAACACTGCG GCTGGGCAGCTGCCGGCTGTCGGGcgcctcctgcccagccctggctgcacagctgctgcaggggccGCGTCTCACCTGCCTGGACCTGAGTGACAACGAGCTGGGAGCCCACGGcgtcctgcagctctgccagcagctccgGCATCCCGCCTGCCCGCTGCGGAGCCTGGG GCTGAGCACGGACGGCTTCAGCCGggccctgctgcaggaactgGACGCCCTCCGGGCACTGCAGCCCACCCTGAAGATCGGGAACCTCCTGGAGCATGACGTGCCGCAGGCAGGGGCCATGGCCCGGCTGCCCTGCCACCGCGGGCTCCTGCCGGGGGGCAGGAAGGCGCTGCCCTCCTTCAGAACACGTCCCCTCCTTTAG
- the CEND1 gene encoding cell cycle exit and neuronal differentiation protein 1 — MDSKGNVRSGNKPDAKAASSGKPEKPNPGPATNADKKEAPKEQPAPATATKKAGGDAAIANNHSNLKPSPAATETQEASGQSPDSDHKGNSSEESPGSFFDNMKPLIIVGGVAVAALAVIVGVAFLARKK; from the coding sequence ATGGATTCCAAAGGCAACGTCCGAAGCGGAAACAAACCCGACGCCAAGGCCGCCAGCTCCGGGAAGCCTGAAAAACCCAACCCTGGGCCTGCCACGAATGCAGACAAGAAGGAGGCCCCCAAAgagcagcctgctcctgccacGGCCACCAAGAAGGCCGGAGGTGACGCCGCCATCGCCAACAACCACAGCAACCTgaaacccagccctgctgccacgGAGACGCAGGAGGCCAGCGGCCAGTCCCCTGACTCTGACCACAAGGGAAACAGCTCCGAGGAGTCACCGGGCAGCTTCTTCGACAACATGAAGCCCTTGATCATCGTCGGAGGAGTGGCGGTGGCTGCGCTGGCTGTGATTGTGGGAGTGGCATTCCTAGCCCGGAAAAAATGA